The sequence GGGCCGAGAAGGCCGCGGCGAACGAGAGCGTGTGACTGAGCACGGCGGCGCCGAGGCCGAGGAGGGCGACCGCGCCGAGGGGCAGTGGCAGGGTGATGGTGGCTACTACGGCGAAGCGGCCGGTGCTTGAGCCGGTGCTAGAGACGCGGCGGCAGAGGCGGAGGAGGGTACGGGGGTGTGGCCGGGCGCAGACCAGGCGCGGACCGGAGGCAAGGGCGCGAGGGTAAGCTGCTGACGCcgtagcccgagcgccgccggagacgaggaggaggaggaggagggcggCGGCGAGACAGAGGCGGGGGAGGAAAAGCGGGGCGGCCAGGAAGCAGGCCTGGCAGAGGTTGTTGGTGGCCGGGTTGCCCGGGAAGCCGCAGCTGTTGGCGCACAGAGGGAGCTCCGGCGCGCGCAGCTCCGTCTGCTCCTCCACCTTCTCGTCGTGCGCACAGCTGGCCGGAGCTGGGGGGGTTGGGTCTTGGGGAGCCTTTTATGGCGGGGAGGGAGGAGACGGGCGGCGTACGCGTTCTCGGGGCGACGCGCGACAGCGACGTGCGGTGGCCGGCAGCCAGGAACGGTTGGGGGAGGAGAAGCGGCTGTCGGCGGCGGCTGGAGGGGAGGTAGAGAGGAAAGAAAATATTGTGGCTCTGGTACCATGTAGAATGGGGAAAAAAACCTAACCCTAACAGGGTCTAGGGTGTTGTATTAATAGGCTTGAGTGAACTGGACTAGACCCATTACAGAGGGGTAAGATAGTAATTACATGGggaaaaccccaaaccctaaacaggTATTCTAATAGTTACTCATACTCAAAAGTACATTGTGATGCATTATACCTTACATGGTAAATTTAATATGAACTGTTTCTTAAAATATTTGATCCTGCAGCCCTAAGTATATTGACTTGGGAAGTTGGGACTGAAGTTTTCATTGAGTGATGACTGATGATCCTGGTTATTTCTTTCAGAAGCGAGAAAAATGTGAAGATCTTGCTCTACTACTATGGCACTCTTTTGGTACAATGGCTGCACTACTCCAGGTGGATTAAATACTTTGTAGCCTTATGAATTTAACTCAAGGAAACTTGTGACATCATATTAATTCAAGCCTGTATGGCTACTTGAAACATATGCAGGAAATTGTGTCAATTTATCGATTACTTTCACCCCCACAATTATCTTTTGACCAATCAACTCGAGTCTGCAATGTGCTTGTACTCCTTAAGGTATGCTTTTATCCGAAAGCAAAGTACTCATGGCACTGGGGATGATTTAAAGAGTCATCTATCAGTTTATTTTGATATTAAAATCTATCAGTATTATCAGGGATACAGGCTATGTTACCTTAGCCATAGTATAGTGGAATATGGGGTTGTTTTGAAGTGCCATTTATTAGTTCATGGCTTCATGCACCTTGATTTGGTTTTGTACACCATTCTGTTTCCTTAACTTCCTTTTTGTATTACTTGTTCTGCAGTGTGTGGCATCACACCCTGATACTAGGATGCCATTTTTAAATGGTAATGACTGCTACCATGCTTATTACAAAAATGTGATGCCCTTATGATGGTGTACTTTAATAATTTGTCCCTGTCATCCCAAATCTTCTCTTGTTTTAAGCATACATTTGATTCTAAGAAGTAGAAGGTATTTATCAGTTATCACATTTAGATAGTGTTTCCTGCAGAAAACTTCCCCTGTACTGATTTTACTTTTCAGTCTTCTGGTTTATAACATACACTTTTCAGTAACTGTATCTTGATCTCCTCTTGCAGCACAGTTTCCACTGTACCTGTACCCTTTCTTGAACACTACCTACAAAACAAGAGAATATGAGTTCTTGAGGATTAGTAGCCTGAGCGTGATCGGTGCTCTTGTGAAGGTAATAAATTTAAGACAACTAAGAAGGGCTATGAATTTCTATTTGGAGTGGTGGGAGCTGTGCAGGTTATCAATTTGGATTTTTGGATATAATATTCCATTCTTACTGACTAAATAATCTAATTGGGATTTGAAGTCCTATGGACCCCTATAAACATTAATGATCGTTTGAAGAGCTGAACCGTGCTGTAATTTGTTGAAGGCTTGAAATTCATTCACTTTATTTTATACCAGATTTTAAAAAAACTCAAACTTTTTTTTTTTGCATATGCAGTCCGATGATCATGAAGTCATTGTGAATTTGCTGTGTTCTGAAATAGTTCCTTTGTGTCTGCGTGCTATTGAGATGGGCAGTGAACTTTCAAAAAAGGTATTTACCAACCTGCCCAACCATTACTCAAAACATAATGATCTTTCATGTTTGCTTCTATGCTGACTGCTCAATTGGCTGGCACACTCCTTTCTTGTACTATTCTCCATATATCTTGTTCAATGTTTGAGAGATGGCAAACTATTTCAGTGATCAGGACCATGTTGCGACCTATTTTTACTTTTCTAGCTGACAAAGTAGCCTcgtttattgtttgcattggacgCAATACTCCATTCCATTCTTCAGTACTTGTCATAATTGTTCCTTGAAATGTAATCCGTCCTGTCATGAATTTAACCATGTCGTTTGATCTACCACTCTAGTTATACTTGCATTGCAGGTGGCCACTTTTATTCTCCAAAAGATTATGCTTGACGACACAGGGCTTGCGTACGTATGCGCTTCTTCTGAACGTTTCTGCGCTGTTGCCAATGTGCTAGCTCAGATGGTCGAAGCACTTGCTGAACAGCCTTCCCCGAGGACGCTTAAGAACACAATCCGCTGCTACCTCAGGCTGACAGATGATCGAAGGTTTGTGCTGCGTGCTGCATGCAAATTGCGACCTTGTAACTGTTATTCTCATGCTGCTCCCCTGTTCTTCTGTATATGCCTATACGCAGGGCCTGCCAAGCGTTACGTGACTACCTCCCCATCGCGTTGAGGGACGGGACATTCAACGGCTTAATCGAGGTGACTTCACTATTTCAGTGTCAGAAGAACTGAGCTATCGTCGCTCCCCCAATGAAACTGTATGGCAGCATACGCCGCAAATCCTAACCCTTCGCTGACTGGGAAAATCTTTGATGCAACTCTTAGGTCGATCTCACAGCAAGGCTATGGCTCCACCAGCTGCTGCATAACGTCATGATGTCAGACAGTGGAGGCGGCCCTCGCCCTGCCCCGGGTCCTGTGATGGGGATGTGAATGAAGCCGGTCGCCACGCCTCATCATCTGTGAAGATCCAAGAGCGTGCGTTGTAGCTGTAGGTAGCGAAGTAGTAACCCACAGGGAAGGGAAAGCAATCGTGGTGGTGTTCACACCCTTTTGGAGGGAACAAACACAAACAGCTGAGCTTTGTGCCGTTTGGATGGCGAAGAAGCAACGATAACACGCGTCTTCTTGATACAAGTCTGGCTGGCCATTGGTCGTTGGGATTTTGAAATGATATACAGGTAAAATTTGCACTGTGAAGACCGCGTGTTTATTATAGCATCCGATCACTCGGATTGTTGCAATCGCGGCCCTTGCTGCCGCGGGCCACAGCGTCAGGCGGGAGACAAACGCAAAGGTCCTCCTGGCGAGAATCAGAAAATCGCCAATGtctgtactaactattaaggggcagtgtagactgcccccgctacCTACCCGCACGCGTCAGCGAAATTCCGTCTCGCAACGGCCTCCCGCACCGCACGGCCGCGCGCCGCAGAGCGTACACCGCCCCCGCCCGCCCTCCGCCTGCCCGCCCTCCGCAAACAGCTCAGCCTACCACGCTCGCCCTCCTGCCAATCCTTCCACGAATCGGGTGTCCCCAACAATCCCCCGCACCCGCCGCACTCGGGCAGACGGAGCGCTACCGCCGCGCCGCGCGCTCCGACTTCGCCGCATACCCCAAAGCCCGGCCCCGAGCTCAATCCCCCAAGCCCCGAGCTCAATTCGCCGTCGCAAGCGCGAAAGCCGGCAGAGATGTTTGGTACGCGCTCAAATCCTAATCCCCACGCCCCGCAAACCCCTGCGCAATAGCTGTCGTCCAGCCCCCGCCCCTGCTCCCCCCACGCCGCACGCAAACCCCTGCGCAATAGCTGCCGTCCAGCCCCCGCCCCTGCTCCCCCCACGCCACGCACGTCCGTGATGCCGGGGATCCGCAACCCCCATCCCCCAGCCCCCTCCCCGCCCTTGATCTCCCCACGCTGCGCGCGTCCGTGATGCCGGGGATCCACAACCCCTCATCCTCGTAACAACCTCGGCGTGGGGCCGGCGACCAGGGGCCGGCGACGGCGCAAGCAACGCGTGCAGTGCGGCCGCGCGGCAGCGAAGCAGGCAGGGAGGGCACGCCGGAGGTAGGGTACGAGCACCTGGGAACTTCGGGTAAGTAGAAAACTGAAAACCGACATCAAATTTATGCTTGAGACACCGTCGACACCGCGCGATACCCATACGCACCTACCATCTCGCTCGTCGTTCTCGTCCTTGTCGATCTCGAGTCTAGCGGCATCGATCGGAACCCGGGCTTCGCTCCATCTCCTCTCCCCCATCTCTCCTGTACGCACTCTCTCTCCTCCCCAAGCTGCTGACTGGCTCGCGAAGTCGCCAAGGGATCAATCGAGATCTAATCTCGTTTCTGAGATGGGTGCATCTACCGCCATGGGAGCGCTCGAGCAGGCCCACCTCGCGGCCGTCGCTTCCGCATGCGATGATGATGAGCAAAACGACTACATCGACATGCTCTCAGGGGACACCGCGGTGACGGGGCTACACCGTGGAGCCAACGGTGCGCGCTGGTGCTGGGGCTTGATGAGGACGGCCGCCATGAGGGCCTGTGCTGGACACTCAAGCATGTCTCCAAGGCCTTCCGCGATGGCACCCGAGGTACAGCGGTCCCACTACTTCCAACTCTCCAATTTCCCTCTCCCCTGACCTCGTGGATCCGTCTGTAACTGTCGTCCCCGTGCTTTGTCTCTCTGTGGAAAATGGTGTCTTCCTTCTTACTATCTCGTTCTACACCCTCCACATGCTTGCACTGTGTTTGGGTTGATGTTCATGTCAGTGTTAATATTCTAAGCAATCACGCTTACAAAATAAGATTAGTGACCACAAATATATTCACTTTAAGTTCTTGTTGGTACAGTCTTGCATGTGGTTCCAAAGTGTAGTTTATTACCCATGTTTCTTCATGTGAAAACAAGGCTATATAATTTGGTCAGCAAAAAAACAAGGTTAAATATGTTGTTTGCTGGTATTTTTCATGTAACCTATATGTTTACATGTTATTTGCAAATACCCCAGCAGAAAGTTATATGCACACTGACTAACTGTGTTGAATGCATAAAGCAGGCGCACAATCACACCTGCCTGGATGGCACTTTGgctattctttttcctttttaataATAGAAAAAACAGGTAAATTATATATGCAAATAACCGTTGGAAAAATCCTTCCTTGTGAGCATTGCTAATAGTTTGTGAAATTCATCTATATGCATGGAAACATCTTGCAGAGCATGCAGGGCTTTATATCCCATTAGACAGAGCACATTAGACGACAGAGTGGTAGAGCATCTAGAGAGCAGGGGCGGCAGGCGTCTGCCATGGTCAATTTTTTTGGTTTTGGCTCCCTCGTGTGCAGAGCCGATGCAAGCGAAGGTGATATTGAAACATCTAGAGAGGAGGGGCTCAGCAGTATCTAAGAGAGCTAAAACTATGTAAATtatttaagggggtgtttggtttatatgGACTAATTTTTTTGTCCAACAATTTTATTATATTTTAGTCCCTAAAATATTAAATATGGAAAATAAAACTCTATTTTACTTTCCATATTTAGAAATTTAgtaactaaaataaaataaaatagagggactaaaaattagtgatGGAGTACCGCCAGTGTTAAGCCAGTAAACTGGCGCAT is a genomic window of Zea mays cultivar B73 chromosome 5, Zm-B73-REFERENCE-NAM-5.0, whole genome shotgun sequence containing:
- the LOC100284434 gene encoding uncharacterized isoform X1, which encodes MENPPPSSAGPYSAPAPAAQHQDAAKEDQDVAQLVLNLCIPELREKAIIILSKKREKCEDLALLLWHSFGTMAALLQEIVSIYRLLSPPQLSFDQSTRVCNVLVLLKFPLYLYPFLNTTYKTREYEFLRISSLSVIGALVKSDDHEVIVNLLCSEIVPLCLRAIEMGSELSKKVATFILQKIMLDDTGLAYVCASSERFCAVANVLAQMVEALAEQPSPRTLKNTIRCYLRLTDDRRACQALRDYLPIALRDGTFNGLIEVDLTARLWLHQLLHNVMMSDSGGGPRPAPGPVMGM
- the LOC100284434 gene encoding uncharacterized isoform X2, with protein sequence MENPPPSSAGPYSAPAPAAQHQDAAKEDQDVAQLVLNLCIPELREKAIIILSKKREKCEDLALLLWHSFGTMAALLQEIVSIYRLLSPPQLSFDQSTRVCNVLVLLKCVASHPDTRMPFLNAQFPLYLYPFLNTTYKTREYEFLRISSLSVIGALVKSDDHEVIVNLLCSEIVPLCLRAIEMGSELSKKMVEALAEQPSPRTLKNTIRCYLRLTDDRRACQALRDYLPIALRDGTFNGLIEVDLTARLWLHQLLHNVMMSDSGGGPRPAPGPVMGM
- the LOC100284434 gene encoding uncharacterized LOC100284434, producing the protein MENPPPSSAGPYSAPAPAAQHQDAAKEDQDVAQLVLNLCIPELREKAIIILSKKREKCEDLALLLWHSFGTMAALLQEIVSIYRLLSPPQLSFDQSTRVCNVLVLLKCVASHPDTRMPFLNAQFPLYLYPFLNTTYKTREYEFLRISSLSVIGALVKSDDHEVIVNLLCSEIVPLCLRAIEMGSELSKKVATFILQKIMLDDTGLAYVCASSERFCAVANVLAQMVEALAEQPSPRTLKNTIRCYLRLTDDRRACQALRDYLPIALRDGTFNGLIEVDLTARLWLHQLLHNVMMSDSGGGPRPAPGPVMGM